The sequence TGCTCCGGCCTTTTGGTAGTCCTCGTTCGAGTAGCTGGCCGACTTGCCTGCGTCGCGTTCAATCAGAATTTCGTGGCCGTACGAAACCAGTAAATCAACAGCTTGTGGCGATAAAGGAACGCGGTATTCCACCTTGGATAAATCAGAAGGTATTCCAATTTTTATCTTTTGTCCCTTCTTTTTTACCTCCAACATCTCTTCTTTGGGCAGAAGCATGGTTTTTGGTATCGATACCTTTTCTTTTGCTTTTTCCATAGCTGAAAATAATGAATTTTTCTGGCGAAATCAACAGCACCAATTTACAAGCAAAAGGGGAGTTTTCAAAGAAAATTAATCCGGAAGTGGGAAGTTATGGTTTTGTACTGGCGGGCAAATCAGATTTCTTGTGCAGAAATAACACGTGAATCGTCGTCCTGTACTTCAATTTTTACTTCTACCATTTTTTCAGGAAGAAGCGATTCGATCATCTCCGGCCATTCGATAAGGCAATAACTTCCGCTGTAAATATAGTCTTCGTAACCAAGATCGTAAGCTTCTTCAATATCTTTTATACGGTAGAAATCGAAATGGAAGATCGATTCAGGATCATCGGTATTGTATTCGTTTATTAATGCAAAAGTCGGGCTTGTTACATTGTCTTCCGATCCCAGTTCTCTGCAAATTGCCTGAATAAATGTTGTTTTTCCGGCTCCCATTTTGCCATAAAAAGCAAAAACCCGGTCGTTTTTAAATTCAGCAATAAGTTCCTTTGCGGCAAACTCGAGATCGTCAAGCGAATTGATCTTTTTTGAATACATATGCTTCCAACAATTTTTACAATAATACAAAAAGCACTACATATTTTGAACTCTCAGCGGTAAAATGAGATAAAAATCAGGGAAATGCATCGTTGTAACAGGTATGTATTTCAGCAAAATGTTTTAATTTTGGCAAAAATCATCAAATGATGAAATACGCTTTTTAAATTTGCGAGTATCACGCGAACAGGAAGCGGATTTAAGTTTTAATAAAAATTAAAAACGAATAATATGAATATTCCAGCTGATTTGAAATATACGCAAGACCACGAGTGGGTTCGCGTTGACGGAGATGTTGCCATTGTAGGTGTTACCGATTTTGCGCAAGGCGAATTGGGCGACGTTGTATTTGTTGAAATCGAAACCGAAGGTGAAACACTTGATAAAGGTGAAACTTTTGGAACTGTTGAGGCGGTTAAAACTGTTTCTGACTTGTTTATGCCTGTTGGGGGCGAGGTTGCCGAGTTTAACGAAGACCTGGCTGACGATCCGGAATTGGTAAACAAAGATCCTTATGGAAAAGGATGGATGATTAAAGTGAATATTGCCGATGCATCGGAGTTAGATGGTTTGATGGATGCTGACGCTTATAAAGCAATGATTGAAGCTTAAGAAATTTTACAGCATATGTAAATGCCTCATCGTTTTTCGGTGGGGCATTTTTTATGGTACAAAAAAACCGGAATCTGAATGATCCCGGTTTTTAATATGTTGATACTAATTATTATCCACATTTTGAGCAGCCGCAAGAAAGGCAAGTCAAACATCCTTCCTGGTAAACTACTTCGTCTGATCCGCATTCGCCGCATTTTGCATCTTCAGCAATCGTTCCATCAGGAATGTATTTCTTCAATGCACGGGCAACTCCGGCTTTCCACGAGTTGATGGTTTCGTTATCCAACTGCAGGCTGGTTACCAATTCAACGATTTTATGAATTGGCATTCCGTGGCGCAATGTTCCCGAAATCAGTTTGGCATAATTCCAGTATACCGGGTTGAATTTGTGCGAAAGTCCTTCGATAGTGGTTTTGTAACCACGTTTGTTCATGTATTGGAAATCGTATCGAGAATCCTCGTCTTCCCAGCTTTTAATAATATAACCTTTGGTTACTGAGCGAGGCAGCAGAATTCCGTCTTCATCGTCGTGTAAACCCGTGAAGATTTCGTATGGTTTACCATCCATCAGTCCGATAAAAGCAATCCATTTTTCCTTGTTATTCTGGAAGCGTACAACGTCGGCCTCCAATTTTTCAGGACGCTTAGTCGGGAATGCTCCTTTGTCGTCTTTTTTCTTGTTATCGTCGTTTGAAATAAGTACTCCTGAACGAGATCCGTCGCGATATACGGTAACGCCTTTACATCCGCTTTTCCAGGCCTCAAAATACAGGTTACCTACCAACTCTTCTTTAACATCTGCCGGAAGGTTAATGGTTACAGAGATTGAGTGGTCTACCCATTTCTGAATACGTCCCTGCATACGTACTTTGTTCAGCCAGTCAACATCGTTTGATGTGGCTTTGTAGTATGGCGACTCTTTTACCATTTTATCCAGTTCTTCTGAGCTGTATTCACGATTAGTATCGTAACCGTTGGCTTTCATCCATGTTTTAAAATGGTGATGGAATACAGTGTATTCTTCCCAGTGATCGCCCACCTCATCAATAAAGTCAACGCGAACATTCTTGTCGTTTGGATTTACTTTTCTGCGTCGTTTATAAACAGGCATAAATACCGGCTCAATTCCTGAAGTTGTTTGAGTCATCAAACTTGTAGTTCCTGTTGGAGCAATGGTTAATAAGGCTATATTTCTACGGCCGTATTTTGTCATTTTTTCGTATAGTGCCGAATCATTGTCTTTAATACGATTGATCAGCGGATTGTTTTTCTCTCGCTCGGCATCGTAAATAGTGAAGGCACCGCGCTCTTTTGCCAGGTATACCGACGAACGGTATGCTTCGATGGCAATTGTTTTATGTATCTCTTCCGAAAAATCTGTTGCATTATCGCTTCCGTAACGCAATCCCAATCCGGCCAGCATATCGCCTTCGGCAGTGATACCGATACCGGTACGTCGTCCTTCTTTTGCTTTGCGACGAATACTTTCCCAAAGATTTTTTTCAGTGAATTTTATATCTTCAGCTTCAGGATCGGCATCAACCTTTTCTAAAATGGCATCAATTTTTTCCAGCTCAAGATCGATAATGTCGTCCATAATGCGCTGTGCATAGTGGATGTGTTCTTTAAACAGTTCGAAATTGAACTTAGCGTCTTTCGTGTATGGATTTTCTACGTATGAATATAAGTTGATGGCTAATAAACGGCAACTGTCGTAAGGGCATAAAGGAATTTCTCCACATGGATTGGTAGAAACAGTGCGGTAGCCTAAATCAGCATAACAATCCGGCACTGATTCGTTAAGAATAGTATCCCAGAAAAGAATTCCCGGCTCGGCCGATTTCCAGGCATTTTTAACGATCTTTTTCCAAAGACTGGTAGCGTCCGTTTCTTTGGTGTACTGTGCTTCGCCGGTAACAGGATATTGTTGTACATAGCTCGTTCCTGCTTCAACCGCTTTCATGAAATCATCCTGAATTTTTACCGAAACATTGGCACCGGTAACTTTGCCCTGCTCCATTTTTGCGTCGATAAAACTTTCCGAATCAGGGTGCTTGATCGAAACTGATAGCATTAGTGCTCCACGGCGTCCATCCTGGGCAACTTCGCGTGTTGAGTTCGAATAGCGCTCCATAAAAGGAACAATTCCGGTTGATGTTAATGCAGAGTTTTTCACCGGAGAGCCTTTTGGGCGGATGTGCGACAGATCGTGTCCTACACCACCACGGCGTTTCATCAATTGCACTTGTTCCTGGTCGATTTTCATAATTCCACCATACGAATCAGAATCACCGTCGTTTCCAACAACAAAACAGTTCGATAGTGAGGCGATTTGGTAATCGTTTCCAATACCGGTCATTGGCCCTCCCTGGGGAACAATGTATTTGAAATCTTTCAAAACGCTGTAGATTTCATCTTCGGTTAACGGGTTTGAGTAACGTTCTTCAATACGTGCGATTTCTTTTGCAAGTCGTCGGTGCATGTCGTCCGGTGTTAATTCGAAAATATTTCCGAACGAATCTTTGAGGGCATACTTATTCACCCAAACTCTTGCTGCCAAATCGTCTCCTTTGAAGTACTCGAGCGAGGCATTTACTGCTTCTTCCTGAGAGTAAATTTTCTTGCCCGCAGGGGCTTTTACAGATACTTCGTTTACTGCCATTTTTTTCCTGTAAGTGTATTAAAAGTTATAAGATTGTATATTTGATTTTCTTAGGTATCCAGCACAACCAAATTGTGTAACGCAAGATAAAACAGAAAACAAATATTTGGAATTTTTTGAAGAACAAATTAAGTAAAAGTTATCAACTTTAATTTGTTATGTGGTAGTGGATCAGTGAGTTATATATTTGATAGTTAAGAAAAGTTTACCAAAACTGAAAATTATTGTAACAAGAAAAGGATTTTTGTTAACAGAATATTACCAGCAAAAATTCAATTTTTCGAAGGATTTTTTGCTAACAAAAAGCGTGCTAATTATTCATTTTTGTTAAAAACTTTATTTATGATAAGTTTTGTTGAACCCACATTTTTTTCTACATATTTCTTGCAGATTTCAGAGGCATTTTCCAGGTTGTTATTGTTATTCAAAAGCTTACTAAGCGTGGCTTCTAATTCTTTATAATTCTGGATGGGGAAGGCGCCTTTTTTATCAACAAGATCTACCGCTTCTTTAAATTTTAAATAGTTCGGGCCAAATAAAATAGGCAGTTTAAAAGTTGCAGCTTCCAGAATATTGTGAATGCCAACACCGAAGCCGCCACCTATATACGCTATGTTTCCGTACTGATAGAGCGATGATAAAATTCCGATAGAATCAATTATTAACACATCGTAGCTGTCAATATCGGAAATAGCGGCTTTGCTGAAACAAATTGTTGGCTTTTTCAACAATTGTTGAATTCTGTTAATATTGGCCGTTGTAACCTCGTGTGGAGCAATAATAAACTTCACATCTTCGCTATTGTTAATAAAAGCCGCAAGCAGCTCTTCATCGGGTTTCCAGGTACTTCCTGCAATTAGGGTTACATTTTTTCCTTTGAACTTTTCCACAATTTCGAAATTTTTTGCACCTCTGGCAATTTCGGCAACACGGTCGAAACGGGTGTCGCCTGAAATAGTGAAATTGTTGATGCCATTTTTTTCGAGCAATTGTGCCGATATTTCGTTTTGAATAAAGATGTGCTCGAAACTGAACAGCATTTTTTTGTACCACCTGCCCCAGGGTGTGGCTTTAAAAAACTGCTGGTTTTCTCTGAAAATGGCAGAAATGATGTAAAGTGGAATTTGTTGCTTCTTGAGCAACGAGATATAGTTGAACCAGAACTCATATTTTACAAAGAATACTTTTTGGGGTTGAACAAGTTGGATAAAGTCTTGTGCATTCTTTTTGGTGTCCATAGGTAGGTAGGAGACGATATCTGCTCCTTCGTAATTTTTTCTGATCTCGTAACCAGATGGAGAAAAGAAGGTTAGAATGATTCTGTATTCCGGGAACTGTTTTTTTATCTCTTCAAGTACCGGGCGCCCTTGTTCAAATTCACCCAGCGATGCACAATGAATCCAAATGTAAGAAGCATTCTTATC comes from uncultured Draconibacterium sp. and encodes:
- the tsaE gene encoding tRNA (adenosine(37)-N6)-threonylcarbamoyltransferase complex ATPase subunit type 1 TsaE; translation: MYSKKINSLDDLEFAAKELIAEFKNDRVFAFYGKMGAGKTTFIQAICRELGSEDNVTSPTFALINEYNTDDPESIFHFDFYRIKDIEEAYDLGYEDYIYSGSYCLIEWPEMIESLLPEKMVEVKIEVQDDDSRVISAQEI
- the gcvH gene encoding glycine cleavage system protein GcvH; translated protein: MNIPADLKYTQDHEWVRVDGDVAIVGVTDFAQGELGDVVFVEIETEGETLDKGETFGTVEAVKTVSDLFMPVGGEVAEFNEDLADDPELVNKDPYGKGWMIKVNIADASELDGLMDADAYKAMIEA
- a CDS encoding adenosylcobalamin-dependent ribonucleoside-diphosphate reductase, which encodes MAVNEVSVKAPAGKKIYSQEEAVNASLEYFKGDDLAARVWVNKYALKDSFGNIFELTPDDMHRRLAKEIARIEERYSNPLTEDEIYSVLKDFKYIVPQGGPMTGIGNDYQIASLSNCFVVGNDGDSDSYGGIMKIDQEQVQLMKRRGGVGHDLSHIRPKGSPVKNSALTSTGIVPFMERYSNSTREVAQDGRRGALMLSVSIKHPDSESFIDAKMEQGKVTGANVSVKIQDDFMKAVEAGTSYVQQYPVTGEAQYTKETDATSLWKKIVKNAWKSAEPGILFWDTILNESVPDCYADLGYRTVSTNPCGEIPLCPYDSCRLLAINLYSYVENPYTKDAKFNFELFKEHIHYAQRIMDDIIDLELEKIDAILEKVDADPEAEDIKFTEKNLWESIRRKAKEGRRTGIGITAEGDMLAGLGLRYGSDNATDFSEEIHKTIAIEAYRSSVYLAKERGAFTIYDAEREKNNPLINRIKDNDSALYEKMTKYGRRNIALLTIAPTGTTSLMTQTTSGIEPVFMPVYKRRRKVNPNDKNVRVDFIDEVGDHWEEYTVFHHHFKTWMKANGYDTNREYSSEELDKMVKESPYYKATSNDVDWLNKVRMQGRIQKWVDHSISVTINLPADVKEELVGNLYFEAWKSGCKGVTVYRDGSRSGVLISNDDNKKKDDKGAFPTKRPEKLEADVVRFQNNKEKWIAFIGLMDGKPYEIFTGLHDDEDGILLPRSVTKGYIIKSWEDEDSRYDFQYMNKRGYKTTIEGLSHKFNPVYWNYAKLISGTLRHGMPIHKIVELVTSLQLDNETINSWKAGVARALKKYIPDGTIAEDAKCGECGSDEVVYQEGCLTCLSCGCSKCG
- a CDS encoding glycosyltransferase N-terminal domain-containing protein, which gives rise to MMSLLYNLGILFYGLFIRVAALFNEKAKQFSSGRKNWRKILSEKIDKNASYIWIHCASLGEFEQGRPVLEEIKKQFPEYRIILTFFSPSGYEIRKNYEGADIVSYLPMDTKKNAQDFIQLVQPQKVFFVKYEFWFNYISLLKKQQIPLYIISAIFRENQQFFKATPWGRWYKKMLFSFEHIFIQNEISAQLLEKNGINNFTISGDTRFDRVAEIARGAKNFEIVEKFKGKNVTLIAGSTWKPDEELLAAFINNSEDVKFIIAPHEVTTANINRIQQLLKKPTICFSKAAISDIDSYDVLIIDSIGILSSLYQYGNIAYIGGGFGVGIHNILEAATFKLPILFGPNYLKFKEAVDLVDKKGAFPIQNYKELEATLSKLLNNNNNLENASEICKKYVEKNVGSTKLIINKVFNKNE